In Finegoldia magna ATCC 53516, a genomic segment contains:
- a CDS encoding DNA polymerase: MKKLSIDLETYSSVDLGKSGVYKYAESEDFEILLFAYSINDGEVKVIDLANGEIIPEEILSALSDENVEKWAFNANFERVCLSRFLGKRLKPQGWYCTMIWSAYLGLPLSLEKVGEVLKLDKQKMNEGKALIRYFSTPCKPTKTNGMRIRNLSHHDLEKWSTFKEYNQRDVETEMAIKKKLSAFPMSHSEWENYWIDQNINDRGILIDEVLVDSAIKFDGILREENMDRAIELTGLENPNSPLQLKEWLNKKGLEIDSLAKKDVESALKNTEGDIKEVLELRQELSKSSVRKYDAMKNVKGKDNRARGLIQFYGANRTGRYSGRLIQVQNLRRNNLKDLDLARSLVKNRDYETMEILYESPSDILSQLIRTAFIAKEGTRFIISDFSAIEARVLAWLAGEQWVLDAFENGEDIYCRTASRMFGVPVEKHGVNGHLRQKGKIATLACGYQGALGALKAMGGIEMGLSEDELQSIVDSWREANPNIVSLWWDIDSVVKRVVKTRTKEKYKSLVISYEKGILFIELPSKRRLAYPKAKIGTNRFGGESIVYEGIVVGNKWDKIESYGGKFVENIVQAIARDILAEAMMRLEKKGFNIVMHIHDEVVIESDSSSIEEINQIMSLVPSWAPGLILDADGFESEFYKKD, translated from the coding sequence ATGAAGAAATTGTCCATAGATCTTGAGACCTATTCTTCAGTTGATTTAGGCAAAAGTGGTGTATACAAATATGCCGAGAGTGAGGATTTTGAAATCCTCCTCTTTGCCTATTCTATTAATGATGGAGAAGTTAAGGTCATAGATTTGGCAAATGGAGAGATTATTCCTGAAGAAATATTGTCAGCCCTTAGTGATGAAAACGTAGAAAAGTGGGCCTTTAATGCAAATTTTGAAAGGGTGTGTCTATCTAGGTTTTTAGGTAAGAGACTAAAACCTCAAGGTTGGTACTGCACTATGATTTGGTCAGCCTATCTAGGGTTACCTCTATCGCTTGAAAAAGTAGGAGAGGTTTTGAAACTTGATAAGCAAAAGATGAATGAAGGCAAGGCCCTTATTAGATATTTTTCTACTCCCTGCAAACCAACTAAGACTAATGGTATGAGGATAAGAAATCTATCACATCATGATTTAGAAAAGTGGTCTACATTTAAGGAATATAACCAAAGAGATGTGGAAACAGAAATGGCTATTAAGAAAAAACTATCAGCCTTTCCTATGTCTCATTCAGAATGGGAAAACTACTGGATAGATCAAAACATCAACGATAGAGGAATTTTAATTGATGAAGTTTTAGTCGATTCAGCTATTAAATTTGACGGAATCTTACGAGAAGAAAACATGGATAGAGCCATAGAACTAACTGGCCTTGAAAATCCAAACTCTCCATTACAGCTAAAAGAATGGCTTAATAAAAAAGGCTTAGAGATAGACTCCTTAGCTAAAAAAGATGTAGAATCTGCTCTTAAAAATACTGAGGGAGATATAAAAGAGGTCTTGGAACTTAGACAGGAATTATCTAAATCTTCAGTTAGAAAATATGATGCTATGAAAAATGTAAAAGGAAAAGACAATCGAGCAAGAGGGCTGATCCAATTTTATGGTGCAAATAGAACTGGAAGATATTCAGGAAGGCTTATTCAAGTTCAAAACTTAAGGAGAAACAATCTAAAAGATTTAGACCTAGCTAGAAGTCTTGTAAAAAATAGAGATTACGAAACTATGGAAATTCTCTATGAATCTCCTTCTGATATTTTATCCCAATTAATAAGGACAGCCTTTATAGCAAAAGAAGGCACCAGGTTTATTATTTCAGACTTTTCAGCAATAGAGGCTCGTGTCCTTGCATGGCTTGCAGGAGAACAATGGGTATTGGATGCCTTTGAAAATGGAGAAGATATCTATTGTAGAACAGCATCGAGGATGTTTGGAGTGCCAGTTGAAAAACATGGAGTTAATGGACATCTCAGGCAAAAAGGAAAGATAGCGACTTTAGCTTGTGGTTATCAAGGGGCCTTAGGTGCTCTTAAAGCAATGGGTGGTATTGAGATGGGTTTGTCTGAAGATGAACTTCAATCAATAGTTGATTCCTGGCGAGAGGCTAATCCTAACATCGTAAGCTTGTGGTGGGATATAGATTCAGTCGTAAAAAGAGTTGTAAAGACTAGAACTAAAGAAAAATATAAGAGCCTAGTTATTAGCTATGAAAAAGGCATTCTTTTCATAGAACTTCCTTCAAAAAGACGACTTGCTTATCCAAAGGCAAAGATAGGGACGAATCGATTTGGTGGAGAGTCAATAGTCTATGAGGGAATCGTAGTAGGAAATAAGTGGGACAAGATAGAATCCTACGGAGGAAAATTTGTAGAAAATATAGTTCAAGCAATAGCCAGAGATATTTTAGCAGAGGCTATGATGAGACTTGAGAAAAAAGGATTTAATATCGTCATGCATATTCATGATGAAGTTGTAATAGAAAGTGATTCATCTAGTATCGAAGAAATAAATCAAATTATGTCTTTAGTTCCTAGTTGGGCACCTGGACTTATCTTAGATGCAGATGGATTTGAAAGTGAATTTTATAAAAAAGACTAA
- a CDS encoding DUF2815 family protein, translating to MQNKTKVITGEVRLSYFNGWEPKSINGGKERYSVSVIIPKSDQKTIEKIEKAVDAAIDEGLSKFNGKKPNKKAIKLPLRDGDTEKDDEAYADAYFLNANSMTAPQIVDRNVEPILDRSEVYSGVYARVSLNFYAYNVNGNKGVAVGLGNIQKLRDGQPLGNRSNAADDFDAMDDDEDFLA from the coding sequence ATGCAAAATAAAACAAAAGTAATTACAGGTGAAGTTAGATTATCATATTTTAACGGATGGGAACCAAAGTCAATCAATGGTGGTAAAGAAAGATACTCAGTATCTGTCATTATCCCAAAGAGCGACCAAAAGACAATTGAGAAAATTGAAAAAGCAGTAGATGCTGCTATTGATGAAGGACTTTCTAAATTCAATGGAAAGAAACCAAATAAGAAAGCTATCAAACTTCCATTAAGAGATGGTGACACAGAAAAAGATGATGAGGCTTATGCAGATGCATACTTCTTAAATGCCAACTCTATGACAGCACCTCAAATTGTGGATAGAAATGTAGAACCTATTCTTGATAGAAGTGAAGTCTACTCAGGAGTTTATGCGAGGGTATCTCTTAACTTCTACGCCTACAATGTAAATGGTAATAAAGGAGTGGCCGTTGGCCTTGGAAATATTCAAAAACTAAGAGATGGTCAACCTTTAGGAAATAGGTCTAATGCAGCAGATGACTTTGATGCTATGGACGATGATGAAGATTTCTTAGCATAG
- a CDS encoding DUF2800 domain-containing protein, with the protein MGAHAILSASSSNRWIHCPPSVRLSEKYEDEVSPYALEGTSAHALAEYKLKKLLGLDTKDPTEDLDFYDEEMDELTEGYASYVTEVISRYESPAVFVEERLDLSDYVKESFGTADCVVVGGKELHVIDLKYGQGVLVDARENTQLMLYGLGALILFDGIYDIENVILHIYQPRRCNISTYEIKKTELYEWGESVREIAEKAYKGEGEFSCGEWCIFCKAKNKCRKRAEENLKLAQEEFILPPELSDDEIEEILPRLDELEQWVKDIKAYALERAMKGHRWKDLKLVEGRSNRKYRDEDEVVKKVKELGFNPFEEKLLGITAMTKLLGKKVFDENISDLLEKPKGKLTLVNINDKREEVVIENVKEEFGGFNNAK; encoded by the coding sequence ATGGGTGCTCACGCAATACTATCAGCATCATCTTCTAATAGGTGGATTCACTGTCCACCAAGCGTTAGGCTTTCTGAAAAATATGAAGATGAGGTTAGTCCTTATGCACTTGAAGGCACATCGGCTCATGCCTTAGCAGAATATAAACTAAAGAAGTTATTAGGTTTAGATACTAAAGACCCGACAGAGGATTTAGATTTTTATGATGAGGAAATGGATGAGCTAACTGAGGGATATGCTTCATATGTGACAGAAGTAATAAGTAGGTACGAAAGCCCAGCCGTCTTTGTGGAAGAAAGACTTGACCTATCAGACTATGTTAAGGAGTCCTTTGGAACTGCTGACTGTGTAGTTGTTGGAGGAAAAGAACTTCATGTAATAGATCTAAAGTATGGTCAGGGAGTTTTAGTAGATGCTAGGGAAAATACTCAACTAATGTTATATGGGCTTGGTGCTCTAATTCTCTTTGATGGAATTTATGATATCGAAAATGTAATACTTCACATCTATCAACCAAGAAGATGTAACATATCAACTTATGAAATTAAAAAGACAGAACTATATGAGTGGGGAGAATCTGTACGAGAGATTGCTGAGAAAGCATATAAAGGCGAGGGGGAATTCTCTTGTGGAGAATGGTGCATCTTCTGTAAAGCTAAGAATAAATGTAGGAAAAGGGCAGAAGAAAACCTAAAACTGGCACAAGAAGAATTTATCCTACCACCAGAACTATCTGATGATGAAATTGAAGAGATTCTACCAAGATTAGACGAACTGGAACAATGGGTCAAAGATATCAAGGCTTACGCTTTAGAAAGAGCAATGAAGGGTCATAGATGGAAGGATCTAAAACTTGTCGAAGGTAGGTCTAATAGAAAATACCGAGATGAAGATGAAGTTGTAAAAAAAGTAAAAGAACTGGGATTTAATCCCTTTGAAGAGAAGTTACTTGGCATTACAGCTATGACTAAGTTACTAGGTAAGAAAGTCTTTGATGAAAATATCAGCGACTTATTAGAAAAACCAAAAGGCAAACTTACCTTAGTGAACATTAATGATAAAAGAGAAGAAGTTGTAATTGAAAATGTGAAAGAAGAATTTGGAGGATTTAATAATGCAAAATAA
- a CDS encoding sigma-70 family RNA polymerase sigma factor: protein MAKKRYLEINGKEIEVSEEVYKEYMKPIWREKKRIQRAYKNLEELQDKDRIKTVAEKNGNYVQAGSLETGFVETKEYGLPLSLDVAEEEYDFEVTSVKNTEEIVTYKLLEEAFLEVISEFSERDKKVLKLLFLYEMKEREVAEVVGISQKTVNNIKNKHLPKIQEKLRPWKK, encoded by the coding sequence ATGGCAAAGAAAAGATATTTAGAAATAAATGGCAAAGAAATCGAAGTTAGTGAAGAAGTCTACAAAGAATATATGAAACCAATCTGGAGAGAAAAAAAGAGAATCCAAAGAGCCTACAAGAATTTAGAAGAACTACAAGATAAAGACAGAATTAAAACAGTGGCTGAGAAAAATGGAAACTACGTCCAAGCAGGAAGTTTAGAAACAGGCTTTGTCGAAACAAAAGAATATGGTCTTCCCTTATCCCTTGATGTTGCTGAAGAAGAATACGACTTTGAAGTAACTAGCGTTAAAAATACTGAGGAAATAGTAACGTACAAACTTTTAGAAGAAGCATTCTTAGAAGTCATTAGTGAATTTTCTGAAAGAGATAAAAAAGTTCTAAAACTACTTTTCCTCTACGAAATGAAAGAAAGAGAAGTCGCAGAAGTAGTAGGAATATCCCAAAAAACAGTTAATAACATCAAAAATAAGCATTTACCAAAGATTCAAGAAAAATTAAGACCCTGGAAAAAATAA
- a CDS encoding ImmA/IrrE family metallo-endopeptidase, whose product MYQYNFNKSSTGAPFITLDQIESLTEQILNKYCPSAIENFEAVDIEGLAEFDLGFNVEYAYLSHNGCYAGMMVFNDDQVIRTMKSLIPNVETGQWELEYLTDRANTILIDKQLDNPRDKGFRRFTLAHECGHGVIHPCVFYRDPNQLTFFNEEEKPASLACRTGDVNKKKNKRWGFMDTIEWQANTFASCLLMNKKAIIKYLYYLGYDKHIKDETYLFDFIMKVSEQFQVSKTAALVRLKVLGYAPNDFELTKELYNEFSF is encoded by the coding sequence ATGTATCAATATAACTTCAACAAATCAAGTACAGGTGCTCCATTTATCACTTTAGATCAAATTGAATCACTGACCGAGCAAATTCTCAATAAATATTGTCCTTCTGCAATCGAGAATTTTGAAGCAGTAGATATTGAGGGACTGGCAGAATTTGATTTAGGGTTTAATGTTGAATATGCCTACTTATCTCATAACGGATGCTATGCAGGGATGATGGTCTTTAATGATGACCAAGTAATACGAACAATGAAAAGCCTAATACCAAATGTTGAAACTGGGCAATGGGAACTAGAATATCTTACAGATAGAGCCAATACTATTCTAATAGATAAGCAATTGGACAATCCAAGAGATAAAGGATTTAGAAGATTTACCCTAGCTCATGAATGTGGCCATGGTGTAATTCATCCGTGTGTATTCTATAGAGATCCAAACCAACTAACTTTTTTTAATGAAGAAGAAAAGCCTGCGTCACTAGCTTGTAGAACTGGCGATGTTAATAAGAAGAAAAATAAACGCTGGGGATTTATGGATACAATAGAATGGCAGGCAAACACATTTGCTTCTTGTCTTTTGATGAATAAAAAAGCGATTATAAAGTATCTATACTATCTAGGTTATGATAAGCACATTAAGGATGAGACTTATCTATTTGATTTCATCATGAAAGTATCAGAGCAATTCCAAGTATCAAAAACAGCAGCATTAGTTCGATTAAAAGTATTAGGCTATGCACCTAATGACTTTGAATTAACAAAAGAACTATATAACGAATTTAGTTTTTAA
- a CDS encoding helix-turn-helix domain-containing protein: MNNHELTFGDFISQKRKDLRITLKDMADRLNISSPYLSDVEKGKRDSFDLDRLNQIAKILNLDEEESSIMMDLAGKQRNTVAPDLPEYILKTKGLSVALRKARDLDVKEEEWIKFIEEIEKER; this comes from the coding sequence ATGAACAATCACGAACTGACTTTTGGGGATTTTATTTCTCAGAAGAGAAAGGATTTAAGAATCACCTTAAAGGATATGGCGGACAGGCTTAATATTTCCTCACCGTATCTAAGCGATGTAGAGAAAGGAAAAAGAGATTCTTTTGACTTAGATAGGTTGAACCAAATTGCTAAAATATTAAACTTGGATGAAGAAGAATCATCCATTATGATGGATTTAGCTGGAAAGCAAAGAAATACGGTGGCACCTGATTTGCCAGAGTATATTTTAAAGACTAAAGGCTTAAGCGTAGCTTTGAGAAAGGCTAGAGACTTAGATGTTAAAGAAGAAGAGTGGATAAAATTCATTGAAGAAATTGAAAAAGAGAGGTAG
- the rlmD gene encoding 23S rRNA (uracil(1939)-C(5))-methyltransferase RlmD, giving the protein MKLEIIDMIDDGRCVAKYEGKTVFVDGGSVGEIIEAKKIKEKKNLIFATKTKTIQQSPHKQEPLCPHYYECDGCSMQDITYEKELEIKKNSVLNKLQRIAKLDVKDVDILTNAEYYYRNKVDLKVENGKLGYYNRKTHNLTQISTCKIASKAINQMINWLENQDLNGVSEIKIRSNYNDEIQISMDYLSDQLLENLKSVESIVEIYAKNKNFDLIYRKKQFVDKIGDLSFIISPKSFFQVNKYNTSLLYDTAKQMMNAEANDRILDLYCGIGTTTMYIGNGNNTIGVEVVKDAVKDANENKKLNNLESIQFIEEKSENVVGKLTQEHFDIILVDPPRKGMDEKVVDAIIKSTAKKLVYISCDPATLARDLKMLTENGFAVIDVKLVDMFAKTMHVESVVLMSRK; this is encoded by the coding sequence ATGAAATTAGAAATAATAGATATGATAGATGACGGAAGATGTGTCGCGAAATACGAAGGAAAAACAGTATTCGTAGATGGAGGAAGTGTCGGAGAAATAATCGAAGCAAAGAAAATAAAAGAAAAAAAGAATTTGATATTTGCAACAAAAACAAAAACAATACAACAATCACCTCATAAACAAGAACCGCTCTGCCCACATTACTACGAATGTGACGGATGCAGCATGCAAGACATTACATATGAAAAAGAGTTGGAAATCAAAAAAAATTCTGTACTCAACAAATTGCAAAGAATCGCGAAACTAGATGTAAAAGATGTCGACATACTCACAAACGCTGAATATTATTACAGAAATAAAGTAGATTTGAAAGTGGAAAATGGAAAACTTGGATATTACAACAGAAAAACACACAACCTAACACAAATATCCACTTGCAAAATCGCATCAAAAGCAATCAATCAAATGATAAATTGGCTGGAAAATCAGGATTTGAATGGCGTGTCGGAAATCAAAATCAGATCCAATTACAACGACGAAATCCAAATCTCCATGGATTATTTATCAGATCAATTGCTAGAAAATTTAAAATCTGTAGAAAGCATCGTAGAAATTTATGCGAAAAATAAAAACTTTGATTTGATTTATAGGAAGAAACAATTTGTGGATAAAATTGGAGATTTATCATTCATAATAAGCCCTAAATCATTCTTCCAAGTAAACAAATACAACACAAGTTTGCTCTACGACACAGCAAAACAAATGATGAATGCAGAGGCAAATGACAGAATATTGGACTTATATTGCGGAATCGGAACCACAACAATGTACATTGGAAATGGCAACAACACAATCGGAGTCGAAGTCGTAAAAGATGCAGTAAAAGATGCTAACGAAAACAAAAAACTAAACAACCTGGAAAGCATTCAGTTTATTGAAGAAAAATCAGAAAACGTCGTAGGAAAACTCACACAAGAACACTTCGATATAATCCTCGTCGACCCACCACGAAAAGGAATGGACGAGAAAGTAGTCGACGCAATAATAAAATCCACAGCAAAAAAACTCGTCTACATCTCCTGTGACCCTGCAACACTAGCAAGAGATTTGAAGATGTTAACAGAAAACGGATTTGCAGTCATAGATGTCAAATTGGTGGATATGTTCGCGAAGACAATGCACGTGGAGAGTGTAGTATTGATGTCAAGAAAATAG
- a CDS encoding ABC transporter ATP-binding protein, with protein sequence MPRQTVNEKPKKFKKTLKEMARYLKPYFPLILIAVVASVIATILQIIGPDKLKLITDEITKGLPKMVKGKPVLASINMDNVKSITIMLVIFYGSSLLLNLLQRFIMADVTQKISKSFREKIAVKINKLPFSYFDNTTYGDILSRVTNDVDTISQSLNQSIGTLLTSIVMLLGTLVMMIYNSGILTITTILSSLVGFVFITIIMKKSQKYFKAQQQNLGDINGQIEEVYTGHNVIKAYNAGERVIDEFEQMNTQLYTSAWKSQFLSGLMMPIMQFAGNFSYVMVCIVGGALAINGKISFGVIVAFMIYVRLFTNPLSDIAQSFNTLQRAAAAGERVFEFLNEKELEEENVTEKLDRAKGEVEFKDVRFGYDPEKIIIKDFSVKVNPGEKIAIVGPTGAGKTTIVNLLMRFYEINNGQILVDGIDTKNLSRENLRDQFCMVLQDSWVFEASVRENITFGEKDITDEELIDVCKRVNLDHFIRTLPNGYDTILNDKQSLSQGQLQLLTIARAMVSHAPMLILDEATSSVDTRTEIIVQDAMDELAKGRTSFVIAHRLSTIKNADLILVMKDGDIVEKGKHDELLAQDGFYAQLYNAQFERK encoded by the coding sequence ATGCCTAGACAAACTGTAAATGAAAAACCGAAAAAATTCAAAAAAACATTAAAAGAAATGGCAAGGTATTTGAAACCTTATTTTCCATTGATATTGATAGCAGTTGTAGCAAGCGTAATAGCGACGATTTTGCAAATAATTGGACCAGATAAGCTAAAACTCATTACAGACGAAATCACAAAAGGACTTCCTAAAATGGTCAAAGGAAAGCCTGTTTTGGCTTCAATCAATATGGATAATGTCAAATCTATTACAATAATGCTTGTAATATTTTATGGATCGTCTTTATTGCTGAATTTGTTGCAAAGATTTATCATGGCAGATGTTACGCAAAAAATCTCCAAATCATTCAGAGAAAAAATTGCAGTCAAAATCAACAAATTGCCATTTAGCTATTTTGATAACACAACTTACGGAGACATTCTAAGTAGGGTTACAAATGATGTCGACACCATCAGCCAAAGCTTGAACCAATCAATAGGAACGTTGTTGACAAGTATTGTAATGCTTTTAGGAACACTTGTAATGATGATCTACAATTCAGGGATTTTAACGATAACTACGATATTGTCATCACTTGTAGGGTTTGTGTTCATCACAATAATAATGAAAAAATCACAAAAATATTTCAAAGCACAACAACAAAACTTAGGTGATATCAACGGACAAATCGAAGAAGTGTACACTGGTCACAACGTAATCAAAGCATACAACGCTGGTGAACGTGTGATAGATGAATTTGAACAAATGAATACACAACTTTACACAAGCGCATGGAAATCGCAATTCTTGTCAGGACTAATGATGCCTATTATGCAATTTGCAGGAAACTTTTCGTACGTTATGGTCTGCATAGTCGGTGGCGCATTGGCAATAAATGGCAAGATATCATTCGGTGTAATAGTAGCGTTTATGATTTATGTGAGATTGTTCACCAATCCATTATCAGATATCGCACAAAGCTTCAATACATTGCAAAGAGCTGCAGCGGCAGGGGAGAGAGTGTTCGAATTTTTGAACGAAAAAGAATTAGAAGAAGAAAACGTAACTGAAAAACTCGACAGAGCAAAAGGCGAAGTCGAATTCAAAGACGTTAGATTTGGATATGATCCTGAAAAAATCATCATCAAAGATTTCAGCGTAAAAGTAAATCCAGGAGAAAAAATCGCCATCGTTGGACCAACTGGAGCTGGAAAGACTACGATTGTAAATCTATTAATGAGATTTTACGAAATAAACAACGGACAAATATTGGTAGACGGAATTGATACGAAAAACTTATCTAGAGAGAATTTGAGAGACCAATTCTGCATGGTATTACAAGATTCTTGGGTATTTGAAGCAAGTGTAAGAGAAAACATCACATTCGGAGAAAAAGATATAACTGATGAAGAATTGATTGACGTGTGCAAACGCGTAAACTTGGATCACTTTATCAGAACACTTCCAAATGGATATGACACTATTTTAAACGATAAACAATCATTATCTCAAGGACAACTTCAACTACTCACAATCGCACGTGCAATGGTAAGTCACGCGCCAATGTTGATACTAGATGAAGCCACAAGCTCCGTGGATACGAGAACTGAAATAATCGTTCAAGATGCAATGGACGAACTTGCAAAAGGAAGAACATCATTTGTAATCGCGCACAGATTATCCACAATCAAAAACGCAGATTTGATACTTGTAATGAAAGACGGAGACATCGTAGAAAAAGGAAAACATGACGAATTATTAGCACAAGACGGATTCTACGCACAATTATACAACGCGCAATTTGAAAGAAAATAG
- a CDS encoding ABC transporter ATP-binding protein, whose translation MIILIKIIRYLNKKQWMQILLSFVFIVTQVYLDLKIPDYMSKITMYVESPGHTVSDIIGEGKWMLLCAFGSLISAIIVGYLASKVSASFSKDLRSRIFSKVESFSMKEINEFSTASLITRSTNDITQIQMVIVIGLQILVKAPIMAVWAITKIYNKGFEWTMATAVTVVILIIFVAILMVLVMPNFRMMQTLTDNINRILRENLTGLAVIRAYNSEEYRENKFDEANEELTSTQLFTSRAMSTLFPMINFSMSILTLVIYFIGAGLINAAGMMDKYVLFSDMVVFSSYAMQVIMSFMMMSMIFIMIPRAQISANRINEVLDTELSIKDGDIDTSNEDYEYEIEFDNVSFKYTDSEQYILKDIDFRVKKGEKVAIIGSTGSGKSTILNLLLRFYDATEGVVKIQGIDIRKYKLKFLYEKIGAVLQKSFLFKGNVKSNISFSEDGVDTEKVEEAADTSQSMEFIEKFDEKFDHEIAQLGKNVSGGQKQRLSIARAVYKKPNIFLFDDSFSALDFKTDSELRHQLRENNPDATTIIVAQRVGSIMDSDQIIVLENGQIAGIGQHKDLLQNCEVYKEIAYSQLTEEELNA comes from the coding sequence ATGATAATTTTGATAAAAATAATTAGATATTTGAATAAAAAACAATGGATGCAGATACTTTTGAGTTTTGTGTTTATCGTTACTCAAGTGTATTTGGATTTGAAAATTCCGGATTATATGTCGAAAATCACGATGTATGTGGAAAGTCCGGGTCATACTGTAAGTGATATTATCGGCGAAGGAAAATGGATGCTTTTGTGTGCATTCGGATCTTTAATTTCAGCAATTATCGTAGGATATTTGGCGTCGAAGGTATCGGCGTCATTTTCTAAAGATTTGAGGTCTAGAATTTTTTCTAAGGTGGAAAGTTTTTCCATGAAAGAAATCAATGAATTTTCCACTGCTAGTTTGATAACTAGATCTACGAATGATATTACGCAAATTCAAATGGTAATAGTGATAGGTTTACAAATATTAGTAAAAGCTCCTATCATGGCTGTGTGGGCGATTACGAAAATCTACAACAAGGGATTTGAATGGACAATGGCAACTGCTGTAACTGTTGTGATATTGATAATTTTTGTAGCTATATTGATGGTTTTGGTTATGCCGAATTTCAGAATGATGCAAACTTTGACCGACAATATCAACAGGATTTTGCGTGAAAACTTGACAGGACTTGCTGTAATCAGAGCATATAATTCTGAAGAATACAGGGAAAATAAATTTGACGAAGCGAATGAAGAGTTAACTAGCACACAATTATTCACAAGTCGTGCGATGTCAACTCTTTTTCCAATGATTAACTTCAGCATGTCGATTTTGACGTTGGTAATTTATTTTATCGGAGCAGGACTTATCAACGCCGCAGGGATGATGGACAAATACGTTTTGTTCTCAGACATGGTTGTGTTCAGTTCTTATGCAATGCAAGTTATCATGTCATTTATGATGATGAGCATGATTTTCATCATGATTCCAAGAGCGCAAATCTCTGCAAATCGTATCAACGAAGTGTTGGATACAGAACTTTCAATTAAAGATGGAGATATTGACACATCAAATGAAGATTACGAATATGAAATTGAGTTTGACAATGTATCTTTCAAATACACAGATTCTGAGCAATATATTTTAAAGGATATTGATTTTAGGGTGAAAAAAGGAGAAAAGGTAGCTATAATAGGTTCCACAGGATCTGGTAAAAGCACTATCTTGAATTTGCTTTTGAGATTTTATGATGCAACTGAAGGCGTTGTAAAAATCCAAGGAATCGACATTAGAAAGTATAAGCTTAAATTTTTGTACGAAAAAATAGGTGCAGTTCTACAGAAATCATTCCTATTCAAAGGAAATGTAAAATCGAACATTTCATTTTCAGAAGATGGTGTGGATACTGAAAAAGTCGAAGAAGCTGCAGATACTTCACAATCTATGGAATTTATTGAAAAATTTGACGAAAAATTTGACCACGAAATCGCGCAATTAGGCAAGAATGTTTCTGGTGGACAAAAGCAGAGATTATCCATTGCAAGGGCAGTCTACAAAAAACCAAATATATTCTTGTTTGATGATAGTTTTTCCGCTCTTGATTTCAAAACAGACAGTGAACTTAGACATCAATTGAGAGAAAACAACCCTGATGCCACGACAATTATTGTCGCACAAAGAGTGGGATCAATCATGGATTCAGATCAAATAATCGTACTTGAAAACGGACAAATAGCTGGAATTGGTCAACACAAGGATTTATTACAAAATTGTGAAGTTTACAAGGAAATAGCCTACTCGCAATTAACAGAGGAGGAATTAAATGCCTAG
- a CDS encoding MarR family winged helix-turn-helix transcriptional regulator, which produces MNEKLAKEVIRCVHSIGKHHPHKQINDSVRGENMALGFIKSEGGSTYPKEIELAMGISSARVAAIIKKLEQRELVTRTGDKIDRRKTLVSLTEKGEKVAQETEDKIMYALGQMFDALGEEDSENFVRIIDKLIKNLPKISKICEDKFKEMDDNFDKNN; this is translated from the coding sequence ATGAATGAAAAATTAGCAAAAGAAGTTATAAGATGCGTGCACAGCATTGGAAAGCATCATCCTCACAAACAAATCAACGATTCTGTCAGAGGAGAAAACATGGCTTTGGGATTTATCAAATCGGAAGGCGGTTCGACTTATCCGAAAGAAATCGAACTTGCTATGGGGATTTCCAGCGCGAGAGTTGCAGCTATTATTAAAAAATTGGAACAACGCGAACTTGTAACAAGAACTGGAGATAAAATCGACAGAAGAAAAACTTTGGTAAGTTTAACTGAAAAAGGAGAAAAAGTCGCCCAAGAAACTGAGGACAAGATAATGTATGCTCTTGGTCAAATGTTTGATGCTTTGGGAGAAGAAGATTCCGAAAATTTCGTCAGAATAATCGACAAGCTTATTAAAAATCTGCCAAAGATAAGCAAGATTTGCGAAGATAAATTTAAAGAAATGGATGATAATTTTGATAAAAATAATTAG